One part of the Tenacibaculum sp. 190130A14a genome encodes these proteins:
- a CDS encoding acyltransferase family protein, translating to MQRIQSVDILRGLTILAMILVNNPGDWGHVYPPLLHAEWHGLTPTDLIFPFFIFIVGVSITLAYQHKKASRTIYKKIFIRSAKLIALGLFLNWFIPYFPFFESYETVRLPGVLQRIGIVFCITSFLYLNCTTKTLLHISFWGLVGYFIVLNYVPLPNGEVPSLARVPNNWANYIDVQLLDNHLWKPDYDPEGILSTIPAIISCIIGVLIGKVLLLKNTNVKLKYLFGSGSFALLIGYIWNVFFPINKALWSSSFVLVTAGWAILFLLIFYYVADVQQKTFGKICIYVGTNAITIYFLSSLVAKTFYLVNLNEQQNIHSFLYEHLYTSVITNNKLASLLYAFTVMLSYILLGFILFKRRIFIKV from the coding sequence ATGCAACGCATTCAATCAGTAGATATATTAAGAGGACTTACCATATTGGCAATGATATTGGTCAACAATCCCGGTGATTGGGGCCATGTATACCCACCTTTATTGCATGCCGAATGGCATGGGTTAACTCCCACAGATTTAATCTTTCCTTTTTTTATTTTTATTGTAGGCGTTTCTATTACTTTGGCATATCAGCATAAAAAAGCTTCTAGAACTATCTATAAAAAAATATTCATTCGTAGTGCAAAGTTGATAGCACTTGGGCTCTTTTTAAACTGGTTTATTCCTTACTTTCCTTTTTTTGAAAGTTATGAAACGGTTCGGCTACCTGGTGTACTGCAGCGTATAGGAATTGTGTTTTGCATCACCTCTTTTTTGTATTTAAACTGTACCACCAAAACATTGTTACATATTTCTTTTTGGGGATTGGTGGGCTATTTTATAGTGTTGAATTATGTGCCTTTACCCAACGGAGAAGTTCCCAGTTTGGCAAGAGTTCCCAATAACTGGGCTAACTATATTGATGTACAACTTTTGGACAATCATTTATGGAAACCCGATTATGATCCCGAAGGTATTCTAAGTACCATCCCAGCTATTATTAGTTGTATTATAGGTGTGTTAATAGGAAAAGTACTTCTCTTAAAAAATACTAACGTTAAACTAAAATACTTGTTCGGTAGCGGAAGTTTTGCCTTGCTGATAGGATATATCTGGAATGTATTTTTCCCGATAAACAAAGCATTGTGGAGTAGCAGTTTTGTATTAGTTACAGCGGGTTGGGCCATTTTGTTTTTGTTGATTTTTTACTATGTGGCAGATGTTCAACAAAAAACATTTGGAAAAATCTGCATCTATGTAGGCACCAATGCCATTACTATTTATTTCTTGTCTTCACTCGTTGCTAAGACCTTTTATTTAGTCAACTTAAACGAACAGCAAAACATACATTCTTTCTTATATGAACATCTATACACCAGTGTTATTACTAACAATAAGTTAGCCTCCCTTTTATATGCATTCACGGTAATGCTATCTTATATCCTTTTAGGGTTTATTTTATTTAAAAGACGAATTTTTATCAAAGTATAA
- a CDS encoding LytTR family DNA-binding domain-containing protein yields the protein MKINCIIIDDEPLAIKVIENHLTEFKNMEVIGTFNDPISALPTIEEHKVDVVFLDINMPKISGLDFLKNVSIKPYVIITTAYREYAVDSYDLDVLDYLVKPIPFSRFIKSINKLTQQLYLTQNLDASSNQSDSYIFLKVDKKLVKIKYKDILFIESLKDYIRIQTSTDKYIVHKSLTSITEELPSEKFLRIHRSYTIALDKIDSIEGNLIEIGSKRIPIGRKYINLTKQIILNRE from the coding sequence GTGAAAATTAATTGTATTATTATCGATGATGAACCTTTAGCCATTAAGGTTATTGAAAATCATTTAACAGAATTTAAAAACATGGAGGTTATTGGTACATTCAATGACCCTATTAGCGCACTACCTACTATTGAAGAACATAAGGTTGATGTTGTTTTCTTAGATATTAATATGCCTAAAATAAGTGGCTTAGATTTTCTAAAAAACGTAAGTATAAAACCCTATGTTATTATTACAACGGCTTATCGTGAATATGCCGTTGATAGTTACGATTTAGATGTACTCGACTATTTAGTAAAACCTATTCCTTTTTCTAGATTTATAAAATCTATTAACAAACTCACTCAACAATTATACTTAACTCAAAATTTAGATGCTTCATCCAATCAATCTGACTCTTATATCTTTTTAAAAGTAGATAAAAAGTTAGTTAAGATTAAATATAAAGATATCTTGTTCATAGAGAGTTTGAAAGATTATATTCGAATTCAAACAAGTACCGATAAATATATTGTTCATAAATCACTTACCAGTATTACTGAAGAATTACCAAGTGAAAAATTTCTTCGTATTCATAGGTCGTATACCATTGCTTTAGATAAAATTGATTCTATTGAAGGAAATTTAATTGAAATAGGTTCAAAGAGAATTCCAATAGGAAGAAAATATATCAATCTTACCAAACAGATTATTTTAAACAGAGAATAA
- a CDS encoding sugar MFS transporter encodes MNTTTNNQQVTAIVIIASLFFIFGFVTWVNGALIPFMKTINELTESQSYLVASASYISFVLMALPASYLLNKIGYQKGMSVGLIIMGIGALIFIPAANARTYSLFLLGIFIQGTGMTILQTAANPYITILGPLESGAKRIAIMGISNKVAGALGSLIFGSLLLSGIDEIKEQLLTVNDAEKSTILNTMANSVITPYIIMALVLFVLGVLIRWAPLPEVHPQENDETSTSPHHKTSIFQFPHLWLGVITLFLYVGAEVIAGDTIISYGISLGISASEAKFFTTFTLMAMVATYILGVILIPKYLQQQTALKISAVLGIVFTILIMNTTGFTSILFVAALGIANALVWPAVWPLTLKGLGKFTKTASALLIMAIAGGAIIPPLFGKLIDHYKEAYITEGISEVTALAKASTESYWILIPCYVFILFYAVYGHKIGLKK; translated from the coding sequence ATGAATACAACAACAAACAATCAACAGGTTACCGCTATTGTTATCATAGCAAGCTTATTCTTTATTTTTGGTTTTGTTACTTGGGTAAATGGAGCGTTGATACCATTTATGAAAACTATTAACGAACTTACCGAATCTCAATCATATTTAGTTGCCTCTGCTTCTTATATTTCTTTTGTTTTAATGGCTCTTCCTGCTTCCTACCTACTCAATAAAATTGGATATCAAAAAGGTATGTCTGTAGGTTTAATTATTATGGGAATCGGAGCTTTAATTTTTATACCAGCTGCAAATGCAAGAACGTATTCATTGTTTCTATTGGGTATTTTTATTCAAGGTACAGGTATGACCATTTTACAAACGGCAGCCAATCCATACATTACTATTTTAGGTCCTTTAGAAAGTGGTGCAAAACGCATTGCTATCATGGGAATTTCCAATAAAGTAGCAGGAGCTTTAGGCTCTTTAATTTTTGGTTCTTTATTACTCTCTGGAATTGATGAAATCAAAGAACAACTTTTAACAGTAAACGATGCTGAAAAATCAACCATACTGAATACAATGGCCAATAGCGTAATTACTCCTTACATTATTATGGCACTGGTTCTTTTTGTACTTGGTGTTTTAATTCGATGGGCTCCCTTGCCCGAAGTACATCCGCAAGAGAACGATGAAACTAGTACTAGTCCTCACCATAAAACCTCTATATTTCAATTCCCTCATTTATGGTTAGGGGTTATTACCTTGTTCTTATATGTAGGTGCCGAAGTTATTGCGGGAGATACGATTATTTCTTATGGAATCTCCTTAGGAATCTCCGCTTCAGAAGCTAAATTCTTTACCACATTTACTCTAATGGCAATGGTAGCAACTTATATTCTGGGGGTTATTTTAATTCCGAAATATCTTCAACAGCAAACCGCTTTAAAAATAAGCGCTGTTTTAGGAATTGTTTTTACCATTTTAATCATGAATACCACCGGATTTACTTCAATCTTATTTGTTGCCGCTTTAGGTATTGCCAATGCGTTAGTATGGCCAGCTGTATGGCCTCTAACATTAAAGGGATTAGGTAAATTTACCAAAACTGCTTCTGCTTTGTTAATTATGGCCATTGCAGGAGGTGCTATCATTCCTCCTTTATTTGGCAAACTTATAGATCATTACAAAGAAGCATACATAACCGAAGGAATTAGTGAAGTAACTGCTTTAGCAAAAGCATCTACCGAGAGTTATTGGATTTTAATTCCTTGTTATGTTTTTATACTGTTTTATGCCGTCTACGGACATAAAATCGGACTAAAAAAATAA
- a CDS encoding sensor histidine kinase: MIELKLYDNNTSIRTIPKKYHILFWIGYFSFNVIRWGSYFDDYWYSLKSNLVEFPLHIILVYLNLYFFIPKFLLAKKYKRYISLVFVSLCLLYIVRTLLNYVLVTENIWPEAEGYQEAFTFNHIIAVTLGELYVLALATAIKLTVDWVNQRKRIENLKKEHLKSELNFLKTQIQPHFFFNTLNNLYALTLEKSDLASSVVLKLSDIMQYVIYDIKEPNVSLLKEIEYIQNYIDLELLRCNKNANIDLKIHGDISQAKVPPLLFLPYIENCFKHGNKNSNDFYIYISFKINPQNELVFNLKNSFNPSFEVNDKKGIGNANTKRRLDLIFKNRYQLDISREENIFSVNLNIPLTKKEYSEN; this comes from the coding sequence ATGATTGAACTTAAATTATACGACAATAATACCTCTATTAGAACCATTCCAAAAAAATATCACATTCTTTTCTGGATTGGCTATTTTAGCTTCAATGTCATACGATGGGGAAGCTATTTTGACGATTATTGGTATTCTTTAAAATCTAATTTGGTGGAGTTCCCACTACACATTATTCTTGTGTATCTTAATTTGTATTTTTTCATTCCTAAATTTTTATTAGCAAAAAAGTACAAAAGATACATTTCTTTAGTGTTTGTTTCTTTATGTCTTTTATATATTGTTAGAACTCTGTTGAATTATGTATTGGTTACTGAAAATATTTGGCCCGAGGCAGAAGGGTATCAGGAAGCCTTTACCTTTAATCATATTATTGCAGTAACTCTGGGAGAATTATACGTTTTAGCATTGGCAACAGCCATAAAACTTACAGTAGATTGGGTTAACCAACGTAAAAGAATTGAGAATCTTAAAAAAGAGCATTTAAAAAGCGAGTTAAACTTTTTGAAAACACAGATACAACCCCATTTTTTCTTTAATACGCTGAACAACTTATATGCTTTAACACTTGAAAAATCTGATTTAGCATCTTCAGTGGTTTTAAAGCTTTCTGATATTATGCAATATGTTATTTATGATATTAAAGAACCTAATGTAAGTTTGTTAAAGGAGATAGAATACATTCAAAATTATATAGATTTAGAATTACTACGTTGTAATAAAAATGCTAATATTGATTTAAAAATACATGGAGATATCAGTCAAGCAAAAGTACCTCCTCTATTATTTTTACCTTATATAGAAAACTGTTTTAAACATGGAAATAAAAACAGTAATGATTTTTATATCTATATTAGTTTCAAAATCAATCCGCAAAATGAGTTGGTTTTCAATTTAAAAAACAGTTTTAACCCTTCTTTTGAGGTTAATGATAAAAAAGGAATTGGCAATGCAAATACGAAAAGAAGGCTTGATTTAATTTTTAAGAACCGTTACCAACTTGATATTTCAAGAGAAGAAAATATTTTTTCCGTTAACTTAAATATTCCGCTAACTAAAAAAGAATACAGTGAAAATTAA